The following nucleotide sequence is from Allocatelliglobosispora scoriae.
CCTCCAGCGCCCGGCCCTGGTCGAGCGCGTCCAGGGCAGCGGTCGTCTCGGCGACCGCAGCGTCGAGCCCGGCCAGCATGGCGCGGTCGATCGCCTCGGTGACCTGCGCGTCCGGACCCGGATCACCGAGTCCGAGCACGAACCGGGTCGCGTTGAGGAGCTTCATCGCGAGGCGTCGACCGATCTTGATCTGGGCCTCGTCGAAGACCGTGTCGATGCCGGGGCGGCCGCTCGCCGCCCAGTAGCGCACCGCGTCGGGACCGTAGGTGTCGAGCAGTTCGTCGGGGGTCACCATCCGGGTGGCCGCGGATTTGGCGACCTTCTTCTTCGCCGGATCCATCACCCAGCCCGAGATGGCCGCGTGCGACCACGGCAGCACCCCGTGCTCGAGCTCCGAGCGCAGCGCCGTGGCGAAGAGCCAGGTCCGGATGATCTCGTGGGCCTGCGGGCGCAGGTCCATCGGGAAGACCCGGTCCAGCAGCTCGTCACCGGCGGCGAGCTGCGGCGACAGCGACGACGTGGCCCAGGTGTCCATCACGTCGGCCTCGCCGACGAACCCGCCCGGCAGCCCACGCTGCTCCGGCGCGTAGCCGGGCGGGGTGTCGGCGCTGGGATCGATCGGCAGGGCGTCCTCCGGCGGGGTGATCGGCCGGTCCCGGCACGGTTCGCCCTGCTCGTCGAGGGGGTACCAGATCGGGATGGGCACGCCGTGGAACCGCTGGCGGCTGACGAGCCAGTCACCGGCGAGGTTGGCGACCCACGCCTCGTAGCGCGCTCGCATCGGCTCGGGCTGCCAGGCGAGCTCGCGGCCCCGGGCGAGCATGCGTTCGCGCAGCTCGGGGTCACGACCGCCGTTGCGGAGGTACCACTGCCAGGTGGTGACTATCTCCAGTGGACGGTCGCCGCGCTCGTAGAAGGCGACGCTGTGCTCGATCGGTTCCGGCTCGCCGTCGAGCCGTCCCGCCGCGCGCAACAGCTCCAGCACGATCGCCCTGGCCTGCTTGGGATAGGCGCCCGCGAGCTGCGAATAAGCGGCCGTGTCGATGCCCGGTGGCGGGTCGGTGCGGAAGCGGCCGTCGCGCCCGAGCACGGGGCGGATCGGCAGGTCCAGCTCGCGCCACCAGATCACGTCGGTCGGGTCGCCGAAGGTGCAGACCATGACGAGACCGGTCCCCTTGCCGGGATCCACCAGGTGGTGGGCGAGCAGCGGGACCCGGGCACCGAAGACGGGCGTGGTGATCTCGGTGCCGGTGCGGTGGGCGTACCGGTCATCTTGTGGGTGGTGCAGCACCGCGACGCACGCCGGCAGCAGCTCCGGCCGCGTCGTCGCGACCAGCAGGCCGTCCCCGAAGACCAGCCGGTGGTACGCCGATGAGCCGACCCGGTACTCCAGCTCCGCCTGCGCCACCGCCGTGCCGAAGGTGACATCCCACATCGTCGGCGCCTGCGCCAGGTAGGCCTCGCCGCGGGCGAGGTTGCGCAGGAACCCGCGCTGCGAGATCCGCCGTGAGCGGGCGGAGATGGTCGTGTACTTCAGCGACCAGTCGACGCTGAGCCCGATCCGGCGGAAGAGCTGCTCGAACCTCACCTCGTCGTGCTCGGTGACCGCCTCGCAGAGCGCGATGAAGTCACCCCGCGAGACCGCTTTCGGCGGGCCGTCACCCGGCCCGTCGCGCAGCAGCGCCGCCAGCGCCTGCGGATCCGCCGGCGTGCTCGGCTCGCAACGCACGTTGAAGTGCTGCTGCGCGCGTTTCTCGGTGGGCAGGCCGTTGTCGTCCCAGCCGATCGGATAGAAGACCGCCCTGCCGCGCATGCGCTGGTAACGCGCGATGACATCGGCGTGCGTGAACGAGAAGACGTGCCCGACGTGCAGCGACCCGTTCACCGTGGGTGGCGGGGTGTCGATGGCGAAGACGTCTTCCCGGGTCGCGGTGCGATCGAATCGATAGATCCCGTCGCGTTCCCAGCGAGCCGGCCAGTGCTCGGCGAGCTCCTCTAGCGAAGCCGCTGGGTGCGGCGAGCGGTCCGGCAGTGAAGCCCGGGTACCCATGCGGAACCACCCTTGTCGTTCATCCTCACTTGCCTCCTCCCTCGTCGCCGACCCCGCTGTGCGGGGGTCTGGTGCCACGACTCTATCAGCCAAACCGCCTCCGGCTGCGCCTCGATCGGGCTAGCGTCTGGCCCTATGGGCGCAGTCACCATCATCGGCACGGGCAACATGGCCAGGGGAATCGGGCACCGGCTGGCCGACGCCGGGACGAGGATCGTCTATGCCGGTCGTGACTTCACCGCCGCCAAGACGCTCGCCAACGAGGTGGGCGGCGACGCGATCGGCCTCGACGAGCCGATCACGACCGATGTCGTCCTGCTCGCCACGCCGTATGCCGCGGCGCTTTCGATCGCCGCGGCGCTCGGGGAGCGGCTCGCCGACCGGATCGTCATCGACATCACCAATCCGCTCAACGGGACCTATACCGACCTCGCGACGCCGCCGGGGGTCTCCGGCGCCGAGCAGATCGCCCGGACCGTCCCCGCGAGCACGCACGTGGTCAAGGCCTTCAACACCACCTTCGCGGGTACGCTCACCGCCGGCGAGGTCGCGGGGCAGCCGCTCGACGTCTTCCTGGCGGGTGACTTCGAACCCGCCAAGCTCGCCGTCGCGCAGCTCGTGACCTCGGCCGGGATGCGCCCGATCGACCTCGGACCGCTCTCGGTCTCCCGGCACCTGGAGTCGACCGGCCTGGTGCACATCACCGCGCAGCAGGTGCTCGGCACCCAGTTCGGCACCGCATTGAAGATCTTCTCGTAGGCCGCCGTGGCCACCGCGCGCAAGCCGCAGCCTCCACGCAAGCCGATCAAGGTCGGCGACGACCACACCTTCCGATGGGTGGTGATCGCCCTCGTCGCGATCCTCGCCATCGGCACCGGGATCGGCGTCTGGGCCACGACCAGGGGCGACGGCTCCACCGACCCGACGGTCTCGGCGCCGCCGACCGCGGGTGCCGACTGGGCGGCACAGGCGGCCGCGATCCCCGGCATCGTCGACGACCGGAGCAAGAACTTCACGGCGAACCACGTGACCGGGCCGGTGGCATACGCCAACACCCCGCCGATCGGTGGCGACCACAACCCGGTCTGGCAGAACTGCATGGGCGACGTCTACGACGGCCGGATCGCCAACGAGAACGCCGTACACAGCCTGGAGCACGGCGCGGTCTGGATCACCTACGAGCCCGGCCTCGCCGCCGACCAGCGGGAAGTCCTCGCGAGCAAGGTGCGCGGCGTGCCCTACACGATGATGAGCCGGTACCCCGACCAGGGCTCGAAGATCTCGCTGCAGGCGTGGTCGTGGCAGCTCAAGGTCGACGACGCCGACGATCCGCGCATCGACGGCTTCATCCGGACACTGCGGATCAACGCCTCGCAGGAGCCGGGCGCGGCCTGCTCCGGCGGTGTGACGAAGGTGCTGTAACTATTTGTTGTGCCGGAAGTGCACGAAGAGCCTGCCGAAGTTCTTCGAGTCCTTCTCCACCCGGTGGTAGAGCGCCCGGTTCTCCTTCTGCTCCAGAAACCGGATGACCTTCTTCTTGAGCGCGCCGGAACCCTTGCCCGGGATGATCTCGATCATCGGGGCCTTCTTGGCGATCGCTTCCTGCATGATCGACTTGAGAGCACGGTCGATGTCCGTGCCCTTGTTGAAGATGTCATGCAGATCAAGTACGAGTTTCATCGCTGCCAAGCGTAACCGAACTCCGCCGCGGGTAGCGCTGCCCTGCGCCGACAGGGCAGCATAGGCTCGTGCCGCAGCAGACCCATCTCCCCGATGTCTGGACCGAGGCCCGCGAGCTCCGTGACCGAGGCGACCTCGACGGCGCGCGCCTGCTCCTGGAGGACAGCCTGGACACGGGCACCTTCCAGTTCGGCGAGGACCACCCCGATGTGCTCGCCACCGGCCATCTACTCGCCACGATGCACCACCACGCCGGCGACCTGACCTCCGCCCGCCGGGTGCTGGAGGAGGCCCTGCACGCGGGTTCCCTGCGGCTGCGTGACGACGAGCCGGTGATGCTGCGGCTCAGTTTCGAGCTGGCCCGCGTCGCCGACGAGCTGGGCAACCGGCACGAGGCACGCAAGCACTACAACCGCGTCGTCACCCACGGGCAGCTCGCCTCCGGCTTCGCCGAACCGGTCCGGGAGGCGCTCGCCTGGCTGGGGCAGCACGCGCCCACCACGCAGTACCCGCAGGCGAGCGCACCGCCCCAGTGGCCGCTGCGCCCCTCGGACACCGCCGAGCACCCGACCGTCACCCCGGCCGCCGCCCATGTCCACCAGTCCGGCTACGACCCGGTGCAGGGGGTCTACGAGCACGAGCCGGTCGACGACTACGACGACGAACCGGTCGTCTACGAGCAGCCCGTCGCCTATCGGCAGCCCGCCGCGGCCTACGACCAGCCCGTCGGCTACGACCAGCCCGTCGTCCATGACCAGCCCGTCGTCTACGAGCAGTACCCGGAGGACCGGGAGCAGCACTGGAACGACCGCGAGCAGCGGTGGGAGGATCTGCCGCCGCAGCAGCAGTGGAACGCGCGCGAGCAGCGGTGGGAGGACATGCCGCAGCAGCAGTGGTCCGAGCCGGCACGGCAGGAGTGGTCCGAGCCGGCGCAGCAGCAGTGGTCCGAGCCCGTGCGGCGGCAGTGGGACGAGCCCGAGGAGCAGTGGGACGAGCCGTCGCTGCCCTCGCTCTCCGGACCGCTGCGGTTCCCGGATCACGCCGACGACCAGCACGAGTACGTCAGGTTCGTGCCGGAGGCGGTGGGGCCGGTGCCGGTGGCCGTGCCCGTACCCCTCTTCCCCTCGCAACCCACCGTGGTGGTGGAGCGGCGCGGGCGCGGCCCGATGCTCGCGGCGATCGGCGCGGCCGTGACCGCGGTCGTCGCGGCCGGCGTCGCCGTCGTCGTGATGCTCAGCGGCAGCGGCGGCACCCCGGCGGCGACCCCGACCACCGGAGCCGCGCAGACCCGCGAGCTGAACCCGCCGACCGGTGTCGCCATCGTGGACAACGGCGACGCGATCACCATCACCTGGACGGATCCCGGCGGCACCAATGGCTTCGCGGTAATGATGGGCCCCAATGAGAAGGAGTTGCGGCTCTCCACCCAGAACCTCGGTGTCGTGAGCACCAAAACGATTAACGGCTTGAATACGAAGTTCAATTACTGCATCCAGATCATCGCCATCTATTCGGCCTCTGACCAGCCTGTTCGCTCCGAAACCGTGTGCACCAAGCGAACCGGGGCGCCCTGATCCACACCATTCGCCGGGTTACCTCCGTCGGTGGCTGGGCCTATGATGACGGCGGCTTCGCAGGAGCTGTCATTGGCCGACGCGAGTGGGGAGGGGGCGACCCATGGTCGATCTGACACCGGGTGCGCTGGGACGAAGAGCACGGACAAAGGGGGGCATCGTCACGATAGTGACGGTGCTGGGCCTCGTCGCGGCCATGGGCCTGACCTGGTTCGGCCTCGGCGCCAAGGACCACGCCGCCGCGAGCTTCGACGCGAGCTCCTGGATGTGGAGTTCGCTCAAGGGCGAGCTCGCCCGGGTCAACGGCGTGACGGGCCGGGTCGACACCCGGTTGAGCCTGGAGCCCGCGATCGGCCACAACGTGCAGGTGAGCCAGAGCGACAAGAACCTGATCGTCCGCGACCTCAGCAGCGGCAAGCTCAGCGCCGTCGATCTCGCCACGCTGCAGATCTCCGCGACCTCGCAGACCGCTCCCGGCATCGGCGTCTCGATCGCCATCGACCGCGACGCGGCGTTCCTGATCGACCCGGTGCAGGGCATCGTGCAGCAGATCAACCCGGCGACCCTGGCGCCGCTGGGCGAGGCGCTCTCCTACCCGCCCGGCATCACCGGCGGCACGTTCGACGGCGCGGGCAAGCTCTGGATCGCCGTGCCGAGCGAGGGCACCGTCTCGGCGGTCGTGCCGATCCCGATCGTCAGCGCCAGCGGCGGCCAGGGCGGCGGTGGCGTGCCGACCAGGGTGACCACCGTCCCGGTCGCCGAGCCCAGCCACGACCTCGCCGTCTCCACACTGGACAACGGTGTCGCGGTGCTCGACCGCACCTCCGGCAAGCTCACCACGGTGCGCGGCGACAAGCCCCGCGAGATCGGCCTCGACCTCGGTGGATACGGCGACATGCCCCGGCGCACCACCGGTGCCAAGGTGCCGGTGACCGTGGTCGACGGCCGCCACGTCTTCGTCGTCAACGACGTCGGCGCGGTGCGCGACTTCACCGTGCCCGGCGACTCCCCCCGCCTGCAGCCCGCCGTCTCCTGGGCCGACCGGTTCTACGTCGCCGACGATGCCAACCACGTGATCTACGTCCTCGACGCCGAGGGCCACCAGATCGACTCGATCAACTTCAAGGAGGCGGGCGGCCCGCTGGAGCTGGAGGTCCGGGAGAACCGGCTCTTCATCAACGCGCCCGCCGCCACCACCGCCCGGGTCGTCGACGACCACGGCAAGGTCAAGGTCGTCGAGAAGTTCGTCGGCGAGGTGGTCGGGGCCGAGGTCCCGCCGCCGCCGGTGGTCACGCCGCCCAAGCCGGTCCCCGGACCGCCCGGCCCGCCGCGCAACGTCAAGGCCTCGGCCGGCAACGCGCAGGTGCGGATCACCTGGACCAAGGCGGTCGAGCACCTCTCGCCGATCCAGCGCTACATCGTCGAGGGCGACGGCAAGACCTGGACGGTCGCGGCCAACATGCGGTCGCTCGTCGTCACCGGCCTGGTCAACGGCAAGTCCTACGTCTTCTCCGTGCGAGCCGAGAGCCCCAAGGGCAAGGGCCCGGCGCGCAAGACGCCGCCCTTCATGCCGACC
It contains:
- the valS gene encoding valine--tRNA ligase → MGTRASLPDRSPHPAASLEELAEHWPARWERDGIYRFDRTATREDVFAIDTPPPTVNGSLHVGHVFSFTHADVIARYQRMRGRAVFYPIGWDDNGLPTEKRAQQHFNVRCEPSTPADPQALAALLRDGPGDGPPKAVSRGDFIALCEAVTEHDEVRFEQLFRRIGLSVDWSLKYTTISARSRRISQRGFLRNLARGEAYLAQAPTMWDVTFGTAVAQAELEYRVGSSAYHRLVFGDGLLVATTRPELLPACVAVLHHPQDDRYAHRTGTEITTPVFGARVPLLAHHLVDPGKGTGLVMVCTFGDPTDVIWWRELDLPIRPVLGRDGRFRTDPPPGIDTAAYSQLAGAYPKQARAIVLELLRAAGRLDGEPEPIEHSVAFYERGDRPLEIVTTWQWYLRNGGRDPELRERMLARGRELAWQPEPMRARYEAWVANLAGDWLVSRQRFHGVPIPIWYPLDEQGEPCRDRPITPPEDALPIDPSADTPPGYAPEQRGLPGGFVGEADVMDTWATSSLSPQLAAGDELLDRVFPMDLRPQAHEIIRTWLFATALRSELEHGVLPWSHAAISGWVMDPAKKKVAKSAATRMVTPDELLDTYGPDAVRYWAASGRPGIDTVFDEAQIKIGRRLAMKLLNATRFVLGLGDPGPDAQVTEAIDRAMLAGLDAAVAETTAALDALDQGRALEAAERFFWFFCDDYLELVKARAYGEHPGGDSARAALRQALSVQLRLLAPMLPFVTEEVWSWWQPGSVHTARWPSAAIGPTLEELRVLEQAVAALTAVRRAKSAAKVSMKAEVLRLTIHTDRSTWDGLRPALPDLRAAGRVGEFVFAESPEEIIRHEVLLA
- a CDS encoding NADPH-dependent F420 reductase, yielding MGAVTIIGTGNMARGIGHRLADAGTRIVYAGRDFTAAKTLANEVGGDAIGLDEPITTDVVLLATPYAAALSIAAALGERLADRIVIDITNPLNGTYTDLATPPGVSGAEQIARTVPASTHVVKAFNTTFAGTLTAGEVAGQPLDVFLAGDFEPAKLAVAQLVTSAGMRPIDLGPLSVSRHLESTGLVHITAQQVLGTQFGTALKIFS
- a CDS encoding DUF3105 domain-containing protein, translated to MATARKPQPPRKPIKVGDDHTFRWVVIALVAILAIGTGIGVWATTRGDGSTDPTVSAPPTAGADWAAQAAAIPGIVDDRSKNFTANHVTGPVAYANTPPIGGDHNPVWQNCMGDVYDGRIANENAVHSLEHGAVWITYEPGLAADQREVLASKVRGVPYTMMSRYPDQGSKISLQAWSWQLKVDDADDPRIDGFIRTLRINASQEPGAACSGGVTKVL
- a CDS encoding Smr/MutS family protein; translated protein: MKLVLDLHDIFNKGTDIDRALKSIMQEAIAKKAPMIEIIPGKGSGALKKKVIRFLEQKENRALYHRVEKDSKNFGRLFVHFRHNK
- a CDS encoding tetratricopeptide repeat protein — encoded protein: MPQQTHLPDVWTEARELRDRGDLDGARLLLEDSLDTGTFQFGEDHPDVLATGHLLATMHHHAGDLTSARRVLEEALHAGSLRLRDDEPVMLRLSFELARVADELGNRHEARKHYNRVVTHGQLASGFAEPVREALAWLGQHAPTTQYPQASAPPQWPLRPSDTAEHPTVTPAAAHVHQSGYDPVQGVYEHEPVDDYDDEPVVYEQPVAYRQPAAAYDQPVGYDQPVVHDQPVVYEQYPEDREQHWNDREQRWEDLPPQQQWNAREQRWEDMPQQQWSEPARQEWSEPAQQQWSEPVRRQWDEPEEQWDEPSLPSLSGPLRFPDHADDQHEYVRFVPEAVGPVPVAVPVPLFPSQPTVVVERRGRGPMLAAIGAAVTAVVAAGVAVVVMLSGSGGTPAATPTTGAAQTRELNPPTGVAIVDNGDAITITWTDPGGTNGFAVMMGPNEKELRLSTQNLGVVSTKTINGLNTKFNYCIQIIAIYSASDQPVRSETVCTKRTGAP
- a CDS encoding fibronectin type III domain-containing protein, with the protein product MTVLGLVAAMGLTWFGLGAKDHAAASFDASSWMWSSLKGELARVNGVTGRVDTRLSLEPAIGHNVQVSQSDKNLIVRDLSSGKLSAVDLATLQISATSQTAPGIGVSIAIDRDAAFLIDPVQGIVQQINPATLAPLGEALSYPPGITGGTFDGAGKLWIAVPSEGTVSAVVPIPIVSASGGQGGGGVPTRVTTVPVAEPSHDLAVSTLDNGVAVLDRTSGKLTTVRGDKPREIGLDLGGYGDMPRRTTGAKVPVTVVDGRHVFVVNDVGAVRDFTVPGDSPRLQPAVSWADRFYVADDANHVIYVLDAEGHQIDSINFKEAGGPLELEVRENRLFINAPAATTARVVDDHGKVKVVEKFVGEVVGAEVPPPPVVTPPKPVPGPPGPPRNVKASAGNAQVRITWTKAVEHLSPIQRYIVEGDGKTWTVAANMRSLVVTGLVNGKSYVFSVRAESPKGKGPARKTPPFMPTSEVPAAPTAVKAVDKPDGTVVVTWSKANGLGRAIKSYEISAVTGGASAPIGTATGTSLTIKAGELAYGTQVAFTVVSINDKGAGSGVSPTSNTVTPYTRPSAVKTLAATTVANQKGAVRATWGAADDNGRPITGYEVTANGAKQTVTGTSVTLNGFADGVNVTVAVLAINVAGKGPASSKVAKTISPPTITATGRTITYNSMSLAFATDTGGGAATCAVSVNGGAASALSCTGGTVGGLWPGTAYSYTVTITNAAGSANYAEAQTSPILKGTVGCSGCPNGVGIYTRPWQDTSSFSSPDAQDNDKYRALCKIEGMDGNQSPSATINAAGENHNKSSAWWVQLKNVPETKNTVSNSGNRYMPYAFFDLDAGDNLNMIPHC